In Mycoplasmopsis maculosa, one genomic interval encodes:
- a CDS encoding ABC transporter substrate-binding protein, giving the protein MNKKNKIILLSSITSTTIPIVAISCSTNFHTSQNYDLGLVSEPINSLNYIKFSSVNRILPSLVESPLKSGPNEALKRILSLPEIPMGAYVNSEVLDEKEERLGVTSLDKYIQNNSAPTTVTTRFYPLDQFGSTTGTLSSDSSEYQPVSVIMLNNRIQSMNLLLNNGESKWSNNDPVTADDYIDAMHYILDLSTGSQKLTSILQRKFEQAEELIEAQHEYIKEFGISYKNPFAYPEVKLDKNGNSYYDVFNENYKPFASQIEDIIKYRKENNLPIDSSSIENLKNKEKELLNKLKKSALGLGLFSGRLYWNHSNREILEAIPYSPDFNENDNETVIMLKNPEYSLSKYSEAELKSIPQRIAVKIKKYLYSDPRQTFSELFKNLTRDAKKLKTRMTVSYSKEKEEEYNVAVNSLYRGNTLDNEFTNNLNPKHYRHNRLFALDEYSLRVEYQSYQPTSLSNAVSDLNSNLIPINRKFVELNGGIADFGLDKSKFLTNGAFNIEDIELGPQGYVILNKNVQYYSSDKTSSNKIKILFSSDPNLNATLYDDKFIASTRIPAVQQLNYWVDPEKRKYMRKSAGFGTIALAFNLDKETNSKSPLQDSNLRNAIYYAINRNEMLNIVGWNSSYPVITWTAFGQGASAFGDPIEIAFDHEVMKTKINDKEFPIQNYTHLDHLSKNYNFEHVDRTDKAFDLEIARGYLELFKKSNPDIKKVDLKYISNSSDEQQHAGIALQDFMAKAFGDFVNIEIKSLPENVYEDFRTKGEYDILYKNFDAFGTDAYSYVRVFFKTDEIDTKNQKNTGFRNNPAGSWVYANYFEELGYKIDENGIITSSNNLKADETRKRLRIDLKVWNKILELVFKGKKVYDKELKAERIENDNEFSERYLRFFSNNFTQSEIKEGWTEQNAFAIIAALEKIVRDGAPVIPLMEVDTFWEISRVNGTDSLFTYSLQFAYDTINPPKPNLPTQIKGQ; this is encoded by the coding sequence TGATTTAGGATTAGTTAGTGAGCCTATTAACTCTTTAAACTATATTAAATTTTCTTCAGTTAATAGAATATTGCCTTCTTTAGTGGAGTCTCCATTAAAATCAGGTCCAAATGAAGCATTAAAAAGAATATTAAGCTTACCAGAAATACCTATGGGTGCTTATGTTAATAGCGAAGTTCTTGATGAAAAAGAAGAAAGATTAGGTGTTACATCTTTGGATAAATATATACAAAATAATTCTGCTCCAACAACTGTAACAACTAGATTTTATCCTTTAGATCAATTCGGTTCTACTACAGGTACATTAAGTAGCGACAGCTCAGAGTATCAACCAGTAAGTGTAATTATGCTTAATAATAGAATACAAAGTATGAATTTATTATTAAATAATGGTGAAAGTAAATGAAGCAATAATGATCCGGTTACCGCTGATGATTATATAGATGCTATGCATTATATTTTAGATTTATCAACAGGTAGTCAAAAACTTACTTCTATTTTACAAAGAAAGTTCGAACAAGCAGAAGAATTAATTGAAGCTCAACATGAATATATTAAAGAATTTGGTATATCATATAAGAACCCATTTGCCTATCCAGAAGTTAAATTAGATAAAAACGGTAATTCTTATTATGATGTTTTTAATGAAAATTACAAACCTTTTGCTTCACAAATAGAAGATATTATAAAATATAGAAAAGAAAATAATTTACCAATTGATTCTTCTTCTATTGAAAATTTAAAAAACAAAGAAAAAGAATTGTTAAATAAATTAAAAAAATCAGCTTTAGGATTAGGATTATTTTCTGGCAGGTTATATTGAAATCACTCAAATAGAGAAATTTTAGAAGCAATACCATATTCTCCTGATTTTAATGAAAATGATAATGAAACAGTAATTATGTTAAAAAACCCTGAATATTCACTTTCAAAATATTCTGAAGCAGAACTTAAGTCAATACCTCAAAGAATTGCTGTTAAAATAAAAAAATATTTATATTCAGACCCAAGACAAACATTTTCAGAATTATTTAAAAATTTAACAAGAGATGCTAAAAAATTAAAAACAAGAATGACTGTTTCTTATTCAAAAGAGAAAGAGGAAGAATATAATGTTGCAGTAAATTCATTATATAGAGGTAATACATTAGACAATGAATTTACAAATAATTTAAATCCAAAACATTATAGACATAATAGATTATTTGCACTTGACGAATATTCATTAAGAGTAGAGTATCAATCTTATCAACCAACATCACTTTCTAACGCTGTGTCTGATTTAAACTCTAATTTAATTCCTATAAACAGAAAATTTGTAGAGTTAAATGGTGGTATCGCAGATTTTGGTTTAGACAAAAGCAAATTTTTGACAAATGGTGCGTTTAACATAGAAGATATTGAATTAGGTCCACAAGGCTATGTTATTTTAAATAAGAATGTTCAATATTATTCTTCAGATAAAACATCAAGTAATAAAATTAAAATCCTATTTAGTTCAGATCCAAATTTAAATGCAACATTATATGATGATAAATTTATAGCATCAACAAGGATACCTGCTGTACAACAATTAAATTACTGAGTTGATCCAGAAAAAAGAAAATATATGAGAAAATCTGCTGGTTTCGGGACTATTGCTTTAGCATTTAATTTAGATAAGGAAACCAATAGCAAATCACCATTACAAGATTCAAACCTTAGAAATGCTATTTATTATGCTATTAATAGAAATGAAATGTTAAATATAGTAGGATGAAATTCATCATATCCTGTTATAACATGAACGGCTTTTGGTCAAGGCGCTTCTGCTTTTGGTGATCCAATAGAAATTGCTTTTGATCATGAAGTTATGAAAACTAAAATAAATGATAAAGAGTTTCCAATTCAAAATTACACTCACTTAGACCATTTATCTAAAAACTATAATTTTGAACATGTTGATAGAACAGATAAAGCCTTTGATTTGGAAATTGCTAGAGGATATTTAGAGTTATTTAAAAAATCTAATCCTGATATTAAAAAAGTAGATTTAAAATATATTTCAAACTCTTCAGATGAACAGCAACATGCAGGTATAGCATTGCAAGATTTTATGGCTAAAGCTTTTGGTGATTTTGTTAACATAGAAATAAAAAGTTTACCAGAGAATGTCTATGAAGATTTTAGAACTAAAGGTGAGTATGATATCTTGTATAAAAACTTTGATGCATTTGGAACAGATGCTTATTCTTATGTAAGAGTATTTTTTAAAACAGATGAAATAGATACTAAAAATCAAAAAAATACAGGTTTTAGAAATAACCCTGCAGGATCTTGAGTTTATGCTAATTATTTTGAAGAATTAGGCTATAAAATTGATGAGAATGGAATAATTACTAGCTCAAATAATTTAAAAGCTGATGAAACAAGAAAAAGATTGAGAATTGATCTTAAGGTATGAAACAAAATACTTGAACTTGTATTTAAAGGCAAAAAAGTTTATGATAAAGAATTAAAGGCAGAAAGAATAGAAAATGATAATGAATTTTCAGAAAGATACTTAAGATTCTTTTCTAATAACTTTACTCAATCAGAAATAAAAGAAGGATGAACAGAACAAAATGCGTTTGCTATTATCGCAGCATTAGAAAAAATAGTTAGAGATGGAGCACCGGTAATTCCATTGATGGAAGTTGATACATTTTGAGAAATATCTCGTGTTAACGGTACAGATAGTTTGTTTACTTACTCATTGCAATTTGCATACGATACAATCAATCCACCTAAGCCAAATTTACCTACTCAAATAAAAGGACAATAA
- a CDS encoding ABC transporter permease codes for MGVKEWFKNHNDRVKKRTQSPTNELGKSIAPNPFLQPLQYKRWEMIGNLLEFHETSRMKKRQNAFVEFFYRFSRSFAGVFGFVTLLLIVILAIIIPLVTKYNPKLVNVDERYYTFFTQGHILGTDSVGRDIWARLWYGLRFSLALSFVATFIQVAVGLVIGIMMGHFRIFDKIMTFIIKIISNVPSIIILIVITIILRPTFMVMVFALSFTSWAGIANQMRSQVLRAKSFEWVSASKILGTPTYKILANYLPVLIPLLITEIVFHIPGIILSETSLAFIGLSIPNEPTLGNLISEGSKIFTTYPRYVLIPSFILILVTTSIQLMANAVQDSLLRQR; via the coding sequence ATGGGTGTTAAAGAATGATTCAAAAATCATAATGATAGAGTTAAAAAAAGAACTCAGAGCCCTACAAATGAGCTAGGTAAGTCAATTGCTCCTAATCCTTTCTTACAGCCTTTACAATATAAAAGATGGGAAATGATAGGTAATTTATTAGAATTTCATGAAACAAGCAGAATGAAAAAAAGACAAAATGCATTTGTTGAATTTTTCTATCGTTTTAGTAGATCTTTTGCGGGTGTATTTGGCTTTGTAACATTATTATTAATTGTTATACTAGCCATAATAATTCCATTAGTTACTAAATATAATCCTAAATTAGTTAACGTTGATGAAAGATATTATACTTTCTTTACGCAAGGACATATATTAGGAACTGATAGTGTTGGTAGAGATATTTGAGCTAGATTATGATATGGCCTCAGATTCTCTCTTGCACTTAGTTTCGTGGCAACATTTATTCAAGTTGCAGTTGGTCTAGTTATTGGAATTATGATGGGGCATTTTAGAATATTTGATAAAATAATGACCTTTATTATAAAGATAATTTCAAATGTTCCATCAATAATAATTCTTATTGTTATAACTATTATTTTAAGACCAACATTTATGGTAATGGTATTTGCTTTATCATTTACTTCATGAGCAGGTATAGCAAACCAAATGCGTTCACAAGTTTTAAGAGCTAAATCATTTGAATGAGTTAGTGCTTCAAAAATATTAGGGACTCCAACATATAAAATACTTGCTAATTATTTACCAGTTTTAATTCCTTTATTAATTACAGAAATAGTCTTTCATATCCCTGGGATTATTTTAAGTGAAACATCCTTAGCGTTCATAGGTTTGAGTATTCCTAATGAACCAACATTAGGAAATTTAATTAGCGAAGGTTCAAAAATATTTACTACTTACCCAAGATATGTTTTAATTCCATCATTTATATTAATTTTAGTGACAACATCAATTCAATTAATGGCTAATGCTGTTCAAGATAGTTTATTAAGACAAAGATAG
- a CDS encoding ABC transporter permease codes for MKENNNKNNYFIDDLVEIQHYKKIEENPSSIDFRYKKETKKKTFKSFFRPTSPLSKGLLRTFLILGEFLLIAFIVVTITFFLINSVPGSTGLTSGLDEAAAKAVAEKYGLDKPLYIRYFYYLGNIIKFDFGVSLSVFPGKNINDFVWIRFYKSFLIGIFSVALTLLIGIPLGVYVGMNPDKLPDHIATLVVSVFSSIPSLIFALWLVLIGRYVKLPYLFNEKDIASYILPGLALSLGSIIVYIKYIRTELNRELNSQHSKFCYLKGVSKRRFVWTHALKPALFPIATFFPVVIFGSFIGSLFIEQIFFITGSGGLLLNAITSKDYNIILFMVTLFSLITILSYTMRDALYVAIDPRVRKRG; via the coding sequence ATGAAAGAAAATAATAATAAAAATAACTATTTCATAGATGATTTAGTTGAAATTCAACATTATAAAAAAATAGAAGAAAATCCATCATCTATTGATTTTAGATATAAAAAAGAAACTAAGAAAAAAACTTTTAAATCTTTTTTTAGACCTACTAGTCCTTTATCAAAAGGTTTATTAAGAACATTTTTAATTTTAGGTGAATTTCTTTTAATTGCTTTTATTGTTGTAACTATAACATTCTTTTTAATAAATTCTGTTCCCGGATCAACTGGTTTAACTTCAGGTTTAGACGAAGCGGCAGCTAAGGCAGTTGCAGAAAAATATGGATTAGATAAACCACTTTATATTAGATATTTTTATTACTTAGGCAACATTATTAAATTTGATTTTGGTGTATCGCTTAGTGTGTTTCCAGGAAAAAACATTAATGATTTTGTTTGAATAAGATTTTATAAAAGTTTTTTAATAGGAATATTTTCAGTTGCACTAACGCTACTTATCGGTATTCCATTAGGTGTATATGTTGGTATGAATCCAGATAAATTGCCAGATCATATAGCTACACTTGTTGTTTCAGTGTTTTCTTCTATACCTTCTTTAATATTTGCTTTATGACTTGTTTTAATAGGCAGATATGTAAAATTACCTTATTTATTTAATGAAAAAGACATTGCATCTTATATTTTGCCTGGATTGGCATTAAGTTTAGGTTCTATTATTGTTTATATTAAATATATTAGAACTGAATTAAATAGAGAGTTAAATTCTCAACATTCAAAATTTTGTTATCTTAAAGGTGTTTCAAAACGTCGTTTCGTTTGAACTCATGCGTTAAAACCTGCTTTATTTCCAATAGCAACATTTTTCCCAGTTGTAATATTTGGTAGCTTTATTGGTTCATTATTTATAGAACAAATATTCTTTATTACAGGAAGTGGTGGATTACTATTAAACGCTATCACATCAAAGGATTACAATATTATTTTATTTATGGTTACACTATTCTCATTAATTACAATACTTTCATATACAATGCGTGACGCATTATATGTAGCTATTGATCCACGTGTAAGAAAGAGAGGTTAA
- a CDS encoding MHO_1590 family protein has product MNKKAVFIPLGIICGAAAIATPIIVVSMKKSENEVKPINEISNKIEYNDSEKSFFPKLDVQDFYKYVNIENKVAKFNKKIIGEIIKTVFKKMILSSEKIKFNYRLNNDENKLDIIFMTKNGEKDVYKKYIFKIDDEELKIDE; this is encoded by the coding sequence AAAGCTGTTTTTATACCATTAGGAATTATTTGTGGAGCCGCTGCTATAGCTACACCTATAATTGTTGTTTCAATGAAAAAAAGTGAAAATGAAGTAAAACCAATAAATGAAATTAGCAATAAAATTGAATATAATGATTCCGAAAAATCTTTTTTTCCTAAACTAGATGTTCAAGATTTTTATAAATATGTAAATATTGAAAATAAAGTTGCAAAATTTAATAAAAAAATAATAGGTGAAATAATAAAAACAGTTTTTAAAAAAATGATTTTATCAAGTGAAAAAATTAAATTTAATTATAGGCTAAATAATGATGAAAATAAATTAGACATTATTTTTATGACAAAAAATGGTGAAAAAGATGTTTATAAAAAATATATTTTTAAAATAGATGATGAAGAATTAAAAATTGATGAATAA
- a CDS encoding ABC transporter ATP-binding protein → MKNNKIKSNNLLNTYGYTKKFKKHILYKNKPEPLDLLEIKNDSKKGFLRAFKDFWIDFGRKTKTVFKWFINLFRKNKIEEPIVDVFEGTKQEMVFGEMTNVAAEIKDIYLTFRNPANPKEKNLVLRGPSLKIYEGKVHALIGESGSGKSVITSLLYGLTGANSIIESGSIKLYGLEVHNFTDFNWEKTKLRGRIVSAVFQNPMSILDPTMKVGKQIMEGMLVNKLVKNKKEAYDEAIKYLTLTKINNPEKVMKAYPHELSGGMIQRIAIAAIVSLKPKILVMDEPTTALDPTVQALVLDIIRELQEKFNIAIAFITHDLGVVASISDFINIMYAGQIIETGTKEEILLNPQHPYTWGLIVSMPDFNKGSKLQVIRGAVPSNLNAIKGDAFAVRNDYALGIDFEEEPPFYQISPTHYVKSNLLSENAPKYNPPKIIANLWKKYNMKLDSIYGQNNYFVDEETFNNFQKLADEHNNLVDSLINERNEIISKRQEDEKTKKKGTKYE, encoded by the coding sequence ATGAAAAATAACAAGATTAAATCAAATAATTTGTTAAATACATACGGTTATACTAAAAAATTTAAAAAACATATCTTATATAAAAATAAACCAGAACCATTAGACTTATTAGAAATAAAAAATGACTCTAAAAAAGGATTTTTAAGAGCTTTTAAAGATTTTTGAATTGATTTTGGAAGAAAAACAAAAACAGTTTTTAAGTGATTTATAAATTTATTTAGAAAAAATAAAATCGAAGAACCAATTGTTGACGTTTTTGAAGGAACTAAACAAGAAATGGTATTTGGTGAAATGACAAATGTAGCTGCTGAAATAAAAGATATATACTTAACTTTTAGAAATCCAGCTAATCCAAAAGAGAAAAATTTAGTTTTGAGAGGACCTTCTTTAAAAATTTATGAAGGTAAAGTTCATGCTTTGATTGGTGAATCAGGTTCAGGAAAATCAGTTATAACTTCTTTACTTTATGGTTTAACTGGTGCTAACTCAATAATTGAAAGTGGGTCTATAAAACTTTATGGTTTAGAGGTGCATAATTTTACAGATTTTAATTGAGAAAAAACTAAGCTAAGAGGAAGAATTGTATCAGCAGTTTTTCAAAATCCTATGTCCATACTTGACCCTACTATGAAAGTTGGAAAACAAATAATGGAAGGTATGCTCGTTAATAAGCTTGTTAAAAATAAAAAAGAAGCTTATGATGAAGCTATAAAATACTTAACATTGACAAAAATTAACAATCCAGAGAAAGTTATGAAAGCATACCCACATGAACTTTCTGGAGGTATGATTCAACGTATTGCAATTGCAGCTATTGTTTCACTTAAACCAAAAATTTTAGTTATGGATGAACCTACAACAGCATTAGATCCAACAGTTCAAGCGTTAGTTCTTGATATTATTAGAGAACTTCAAGAAAAATTTAATATAGCAATAGCATTTATTACTCATGATTTAGGTGTTGTTGCTTCTATTAGTGATTTTATAAATATTATGTATGCAGGACAAATAATAGAAACTGGTACAAAAGAAGAAATTTTATTAAATCCACAACACCCATATACATGAGGTTTAATTGTTTCTATGCCAGATTTTAATAAAGGATCAAAACTTCAAGTTATTAGAGGTGCAGTGCCTTCAAATTTAAATGCAATAAAAGGAGATGCTTTTGCAGTTCGGAACGATTATGCATTAGGTATCGATTTTGAAGAAGAACCTCCTTTTTATCAAATTTCACCTACACATTATGTAAAAAGTAATTTATTAAGTGAAAATGCTCCAAAATATAATCCACCAAAAATAATTGCTAATTTATGAAAAAAATATAATATGAAATTAGATTCTATATACGGTCAAAATAATTATTTTGTAGATGAAGAAACTTTTAACAATTTTCAAAAATTAGCAGACGAACATAATAATTTAGTAGATTCTTTAATTAATGAAAGAAATGAAATAATTTCAAAAAGACAAGAGGATGAAAAGACAAAAAAGAAAGGAACTAAATATGAGTAA
- a CDS encoding ABC transporter ATP-binding protein, which yields MSKYYIEKGKYGKIQYREIVPGTDEMLNAYPEKESIVEIRNLDITYGNASNSFKAIKDLNLNIYDGEVLGLVGESGSGKSTTGRAIIGLTPHSFGYIKILDRIIPKNLEKGFKWGKKYKELINFMVNKVQMIFQDPTNSLNPFKNVEEVVGEGLTNTNNSKFIYLTSFDESYFVEANETINKLDSTNSLYSQPTKNFRELIKNIDSSYELVFKNFISIIEKRAETNKEIYNPILEKLLQAKIERDNISKYSEKQCKKLLIIDMLKQVGLDDSILGRFPLEFSGGQQQRLGICRSVVLQPKLLIADEPISALDVSIQAQVINIFNELKEKYHLTILFIAHDLRMVEYISDRIAVINKGVLLEVGPTEEIINNPYHPYTKSLLEAVPSIENEKGSLLGSEYNPTMHNYDENNQPKWQNVGKKHFVLASDKEIENYKKIKSLS from the coding sequence ATGAGTAAATACTATATTGAAAAAGGCAAATATGGAAAAATTCAATATCGTGAAATAGTTCCTGGAACAGATGAAATGTTAAATGCATATCCTGAAAAAGAATCAATTGTAGAAATTAGAAATTTAGATATAACATACGGCAATGCTTCAAACAGTTTTAAAGCTATAAAAGATTTAAATTTAAATATATATGATGGTGAAGTTTTAGGTTTGGTAGGAGAATCAGGGAGTGGAAAAAGTACAACCGGTAGAGCTATAATAGGATTAACTCCGCATTCATTCGGATATATTAAAATTTTAGATAGAATAATTCCGAAAAATCTTGAAAAAGGATTTAAATGAGGCAAAAAGTACAAAGAATTAATTAACTTTATGGTTAATAAAGTACAAATGATTTTTCAGGACCCTACAAACTCATTAAACCCATTTAAAAATGTTGAAGAAGTTGTTGGTGAAGGTTTAACAAACACAAATAATTCTAAATTTATTTATTTAACATCATTTGATGAAAGTTATTTTGTTGAAGCTAATGAAACTATAAATAAGTTAGATTCAACAAATTCATTATATTCTCAACCAACTAAAAATTTTAGAGAATTAATAAAAAATATTGATTCGTCATATGAATTGGTTTTTAAAAATTTTATTTCAATAATTGAAAAAAGAGCTGAAACAAATAAAGAAATTTATAACCCAATTTTAGAAAAGTTATTGCAAGCTAAAATAGAAAGAGATAATATTTCTAAATATAGCGAAAAACAATGTAAAAAATTATTAATTATTGATATGTTAAAACAAGTCGGCTTAGATGATTCAATTTTAGGACGCTTTCCATTAGAATTTTCTGGCGGACAGCAACAACGTTTAGGAATATGTCGTTCAGTTGTTTTACAACCAAAGTTATTGATAGCTGATGAACCGATAAGTGCACTTGACGTTTCTATTCAAGCTCAAGTTATAAATATTTTTAATGAATTAAAAGAAAAATATCATTTAACTATTTTGTTTATAGCACATGATTTAAGAATGGTTGAATATATATCTGATAGGATTGCAGTTATTAATAAAGGTGTACTACTTGAAGTAGGGCCTACTGAAGAAATTATTAATAATCCATATCATCCATATACAAAAAGTTTGTTGGAGGCTGTTCCTTCAATTGAAAATGAAAAAGGTTCTTTATTGGGATCAGAATATAATCCAACTATGCATAATTATGATGAAAATAATCAGCCTAAATGACAAAACGTAGGTAAGAAACATTTTGTTTTAGCATCTGACAAAGAAATTGAAAATTATAAAAAAATAAAATCTTTATCTTAA